The Arachis ipaensis cultivar K30076 chromosome B07, Araip1.1, whole genome shotgun sequence genome includes a window with the following:
- the LOC107606731 gene encoding receptor-like protein 12: MRCFTLSLLLLLLLHTSSSTCSSVLPLCNHHDNSNLLQFKNSFAIKPSSYNHWACSSSYSNKTASWNNGTDCCEWDGVTCDTTSGHVIGLDLSCSMLEGQFHPNSTLFHLTHLQQLNLAFNYFSNSPIYSGIGNLVSLTHLNLSSSSFGSYIPSTISHLSKLLSLHLSYNDDLALDESTWNKLIGNTTNLEELVLDGVDMSSIRDASLSLLMNLSSSLLILSLDETRLHGKFPTRILGLTNLEELSLIGNEELKGELPKSNWSTPLRILDLSWTAFSEEIPDSISHLKSLNQLRLESCQFDGLVPLSLWNLTQLTELGLAENTLHGEIPSLLSNLKHLTVLDLSANNFNGHIPDVFHNLTKLESLSLDSNSLGGQLPPSLFRLSQLYGLQLSYNSLEGPIPSKDTKLSKIKSLFLDNNLLNGTIPNWCYSSPSLINLNLGHNNLVGQIGEFSTYSMIYLAFSSNKLQGTFPNSIFKFENLTGLYLSSVNLSGHVDFHQLSKLKSLHFLDLSHNNFLSINLDDNVDYFLPNLTMFRLSSCKITKFPRFLGSIQDLHELDLSDNQIDGVIPKWFNDNLLYKWKRADFIDLSFNKLQGDLPIPPNGTYYFSVSNNNFTGGISSTICNASSLNVLILSHNNLTGNIPQCLGSFPSLLVLDLQINNFYGSIPGNFSKNNDFETIKLNGNQFEGPIPQSLAHCTKLQVLDLGDNNIEDVFPSRLEALQELQVLSLRNNKFYGTITCLSKKHPFPKLRIFDVSNNKFSGPLPMHYFQEFQGMMTRNDNTQTGGLEYMGTNASTTIVPYNDSVVIIMKGQMIEISRILTIFTTIDLSNNLFEGKIPQILGELNSLKGLNLSHNKISGIIPQTLCNLTNLEWLDLSWNQLKGEIPKALTNLNFLSVLNLSKNQLEGMIPTGEQFNTFQNDSYKDNPMLCGFPLSKSCGNDEEQPPSVFTEAKESLFGWKSVAVGYGCGVVFGMFLGKLFIKTAKPLWLARLICGYT, encoded by the coding sequence atgaGGTGTTTTACTCTCtcgttgcttcttcttcttcttcttcatactTCATCTTCCACTTGTTCATCGGTGTTGCCACTATGCAACCACCATGACAACTCAAACCTGCTCCAATTCAAGAACTCATTTGCCATCAAACCTTCATCGTACAATCATTGGGCGTGCTCCTCTTCTTATTCCAACAAGACAGCGTCGTGGAACAATGGTACGGATTGTTGCGAGTGGGACGGTGTCACGTGCGACACCACATCAGGTCACGTGATTGGGCTTGACCTGAGTTGCAGCATGCTTGAAGGCCAGTTTCATCCCAACAGCACACTCTTCCATCTCACGCATCTTCAACAACTCAACCTTGCCTTCAATTACTTCTCCAACTCTCCAATATATTCTGGAATTGGTAATCTTGTGAGTCTCACCCATCTCAATCTATCATCCTCATCATTTGGCAGTTATATTCCGTCCACAATCTCACACTTGTCTAAATTACTCTCACTTCATCTCTCGTATAATGATGACCTGGCACTTGATGAATCCACATGGAACAAACTCATTGGTAACACCACTAACTTGGAAGAGCTGGTTCTAGATGGCGTAGACATGTCTTCTATCAGAGATGCATCATTGTCTTTGCTAATGAATTTGTCATCCTCTTTGTTGATCCTGAGTCTTGATGAGACTAGATTGCATGGAAAATTTCCAACTCGTATACTTGGTTTAACTAATCTTGAAGAACTAAGTTTGATTGGCAATGAAGAGCTGAAAGGTGAACTTCCAAAGTCCAATTGGAGCACTCCTCTAAGGATCTTGGACCTCTCTTGGACAGCTTTCTCGGAAGAAATACCTGATTCCATTTCCCATTTGAAGTCTCTTAACCAACTAAGGCTAGAGTCTTGCCAATTTGATGGATTGGTACCTCTTTCTTTGTGGAACCTCACTCAACTAACTGAGTTGGGCCTTGCAGAAAACACACTTCATGGTGAAATCCCATCTTTGCTTTCAAACCTCAAACATCTCACCGTCTTAGATCTTAGTGCTAATAATTTCAATGGTCATATCCCAGATGTGTTCCACAACCTCACCAAATTAGAATCTTTGTCACTTGATTCTAACAGTCTAGGAGGCCAACTACCACCGTCACTTTTTCGTCTATCCCAACTTTATGGTTTACAATTGTCATATAATAGCTTAGAAGGCCCAATTCCAAGTAAAGATACAAAACTCTCAAAAATAAAGTCCCTATTTTtggataataatttattaaatggGACCATTCCAAATTGGTGCTATTCTTCGCCTTCATTGATAAATCTAAATCTTGGGCACAACAACCTCGTAGGACAGATAGGAGAATTCTCGACTTATTCTATGATTTATTTGGCATTCTCTAGTAATAAACTCCAAGGTACTTTTccaaattcaatatttaaatttgaaaatctCACCGGTTTGTATTTATCTTCAGTTAATTTGAGTGGTCATGTAGATTTTCACCAACTTTCAAAGCTCaaatctttacattttcttgatCTATCTCACAATAATTTTCTCTCTATTAACCTTGACGACAATGTTGACTATTTTTTACCTAACCTTACTATGTTTCGTTTATCCTCGTGTAAGATTACAAAATTTCCTAGATTCCTAGGAAGCATTCAAGATCTGCATGAACTAGACCTTTCTGATAACCAAATTGATGGGGTGATTCCCAAATGGTTTAATGACAATCTCTTGTACAAATGGAAGAGAGCGGACTTTATTGACCTCAGTTTCAACAAGCTGCAGGGAGATCTTCCAATTCCACCAAATGGCACCTATTACTTTTCAGTTTCAAACAACAACTTCACAGGAGGCATTTCTTCAACAATATGCAATGCAAGCTCCCTCAATGTGCTAATCCTGTCTCACAACAATTTGACTGGCAATATTCCACAATGTTTGGGATCCTTTCCTTCGCTCCTGGTTTTGGATTTGCAAATCAACAACTTTTATGGAAGCATTCCTGGAAACTTCTCCAAGAATAATGATTTTGAGACTATAAAGTTGAATGGCAACCAATTCGAGGGACCAATACCACAATCGTTGGCTCATTGCACAAAACTGCAAGTTCTAGACCTTGGTGACAATAACATAGAAGATGTATTTCCCAGTAGGCTAGAAGCTCTTCAGGAACTACAGGTACTCAGTTTACGAAATAACAAATTTTATGGTACCATCACTTGTTTGAGTAAGAAGCACCCATTTCCAAAGTTGAGAATTTTTGATGTGTCTAATAACAAGTTTAGTGGCCCTTTGCCAATGCATTACTTTCAAGAGTTTCAAGGAATGATGACTCGGAATGATAATACTCAAACTGGCGGTTTGGAGTATATGGGTACCAATGCTAGTACGACCATTGTACCATATAATGACTCTGTTGTGATCATTATGAAAGGTCAAATGATAGAAATATCAAGGATATTAACTATTTTCACAACCATAGACTTGTCAAATAACTTGTTTGAAGGAAAAATCCCACAAATTCttggagaattgaattctctcaAAGGGCTTAATCTTTCACACAACAAAATTAGTGGTATCATTCCACAAACTTTATGTAATTTGACGAATTTGGAATGGTTAGACCTCTCATGGAACCAATTGAAAGGTGAGATTCCTAAGGCTTTGACAAATTTGAATTTTCTATCTGTCTTGAACCTTTCTAAAAATCAATTGGAGGGAATGATACCAACAGGAGAACAGTTCAATACATTCCAAAATGATTCCTACAAAGATAATCCAATGCTTTGTGGATTCCCTTTGTCAAAGTCATGCGGCAATGATGAAGAACAACCACCTTCAGTGTTTACTGAGGCAAAAGAATCATTATTTGGGTGGAAGTCAGTTGCAGTGGGATATGGATGCGGAGTGGTATTTGGAATGTTCCTTGGAAAGTTGTTCATCAAGACTGCTAAACCCTTGTGGCTTGCCAGACTTATTTGTGGCTATACTTAA